The genomic DNA GAATGGTGAAGCAGAGTGACTGAAGTTGGCGGTTTGAGGTGCATGTGCCATATCGATTGTTGTGTTATGGTGGTTGTAGAGTATTTGGTCGACCAGCAATATCGTGCCATCTGGCAATGGAACGGCGTTTTCCTATCTTCGGCGGATGACTGCAGTGCATGATGCGCGTCGGATTCTGCAACCGAGAGAGCTAGCCCAAATTCGAAAGCCTCCACTCGTTCCAATTGGAATATTGCTTGTTTCCCTCGTGCATCTGGGACCCGATGAAAGTCGCCTGAGACAACGTAGGCGATATGTTGTGACTTCTGTTGTGCGGTGTTGCGGCGCGCACCAAGAGACGTTTATGGCAGCCGTGTGGTCGTTCACACGTCCAATCGCCCGGGACCTCCATCGAGCCAATCCGAAGCAGTTACCACAAGGCAACCGATTTGTGCAGATCCCATAGTTCATTAGAGCCCAGGCATCGTCAAGTATTAGCAGATGATGAGCAGAGCGGCGCCGTATGCAGGTTTGAAGGCATCCACAGCCATCATTGCGGTCATTCCGGCCCCAATTCCGGACAGTAAGTTCCCAGTAGACCTCGTCCTACGACATATGCTGTAGCACATTGTCGGCACCGCCGTCTGATATTGTTGATCAGTGTTGTACTGGCACGAAGAAGGTATATTCGGAAATGGCTGTAATCGTGAGCTCGGGAAATATCACCACAATTGCGAACAGCGGGTGCGCCAAAGTCGATGAGTGAGTCCTGAGAGAGGCACTTGTTAGGCGTTAACTCAACTCTCCTCACCGTCCAATGCCTGTACAGACGCTTCGTATTTTTCCAGGTTGAGGGGACCAGCCGACCAAAGAAGTGTTGCTTGGACCTCAACCACCGGATTCATGTCGCCTAGCTTTTTGCTGTCGGTCGAGGTGACATATCCGATGACATTCACCCATTCGCCAAGGCGTGTTTGTTCCGCCTTGAGACTCTGCAGAACGAGGTTGACATCGACCGAGGCGAAAGTGAGTTGTCTGTCCTCAGACCCTCTGTATTGCAAGGTCAAAACGCCAGACTCGGTGGAATAGGATGTTACACTGGAGCCACCGTCAGCTTCATTCCTTGAAATTTGAAGGTGACAAGTTTCAAGAGCACTCACCATCCCAGGAACCTCACTTTATCACCAATATCTTTTTGGGACAGGGAGGAGAGCAGACACAGTTGGGAGGGAAGCGGACCAAAAGACATGTTGTGAGCCAAAAAGAGTGTGTATAGTTCATTCTTGAATTAGATTTGACGGCAAAAGTATCTTCTGCTTTCAATGAGAACTCATACCGCAGTATTGCACTGTCAAGAAACTCCTGCCTTCACGTCAATGAATGGGACGATAGCATGAGACTGCTTAGTCACCCAGACAGATAAGATCACATGATACCTCCGGGTAAAGTCCGGGATGGGGGTGGCCTTGCATCCGCGTGCCGCAATCGCCAGTCACATTGTTGGAATGCCTTGCATCACTGGAAGCATCTCGATAGGCAGCCTTGTTCTTGCCAGAGACAACTCCTCACCGTGCATTCGTCACCCTAACCAGCGATAATCCTACGAAGCGCTTCTTCCTGTCAAGTCCTACGTTGGTTCTTGCGCGTTCACTTGCTCCGTTTCAGACCCTGTCTCGAGAGAAAGCGAGGTGCCTGGCGTTAGGCTGTGACCCCGCCAAACGTTGCTGAGGCGTCATCGGCAAAGTTGATCACCTGCACCGACCCTCGCTCAACACCGAAACTCAAACCTACTCGTCCACAACCGCGT from Podospora pseudoanserina strain CBS 124.78 chromosome 2, whole genome shotgun sequence includes the following:
- a CDS encoding hypothetical protein (EggNog:ENOG503P7AW; COG:S); amino-acid sequence: MSFGPLPSQLCLLSSLSQKDIGDKVRFLGCVTSYSTESGVLTLQYRGSEDRQLTFASVDVNLVLQSLKAEQTRLGEWVNVIGYVTSTDSKKLGDMNPVVEVQATLLWSAGPLNLEKYEASVQALDGEES